The region TCCGCCGCATCTTTGAGATCCAAGGGGGTACACGCTCCTTTTTAAAGCAAGACTTTTCTCGGACACGCGAAGAACAGGGTGCAGGGGAGCCTAAGGGTCGTGAACTCACCAGGACTTTTACCCGGGAGCTTGGGCCTCTTTGGTCCGCATCCGGAGCGGGCGAGAGATGCCTCTGCCCTCGGGAAGAAAGCATTGTTGAGTCCGCGTTGATCATAAAGTGTTGGAAGAATATCTCGGTGAAACTGTGCAGGATAGGCTGCGAGTTGAAGGGGCAAAGGAGTTGGCGATGCGGACGATGGGACGCGTGGTCTTATGTCTCTTATGGATCTGTGTTGGCTTAGCGTTCCTCACGGGGTGTGCTCCGAAACGCCCGGTGCTCATTCCAGGCCCACGGGGTGGTTCGACGTCCACGGCGCAGACGCCCTCGACGGCCGCGCCGGTTCCATCGACGCCGAGCGCACCCTCGGCGTCCATCAAGGAAAAGCCCTTGACCTCAACACCCCAAGAGGCACCCAGTGGGTCCCCGACGTCAAAGCCGCAAATGTCTCCCCAGTATCTCGCTTCCGTACAGCTTGTGCACGAAGGGGATCGAGCCTTGGCAAACGGAGACCTGGAAGGGGCTTTGAACTTTTATGAACAGGCGATACAGGTGGATGGGTACAACGGCTTGGCCTTTCTCGGTCTAGCCAAGGTTTGGATGCAAAAGAACGTTCCCAAAAAGTCTCTGGAATTTGCCAAGAAGGCGGAAATTCTTTTGACAAATAGACCCGAGGAACTTCGCGAAACCTATCTTCTGGAGTCGTTCCTTTATGAGA is a window of Desulfosoma caldarium DNA encoding:
- a CDS encoding tetratricopeptide repeat protein; its protein translation is MRTMGRVVLCLLWICVGLAFLTGCAPKRPVLIPGPRGGSTSTAQTPSTAAPVPSTPSAPSASIKEKPLTSTPQEAPSGSPTSKPQMSPQYLASVQLVHEGDRALANGDLEGALNFYEQAIQVDGYNGLAFLGLAKVWMQKNVPKKSLEFAKKAEILLTNRPEELRETYLLESFLYEMLNQPESAKVYKEKAQKVP